From Candidatus Hoaglandella endobia, a single genomic window includes:
- the infB gene encoding translation initiation factor IF-2: MTDVTVKSLATEIQTPVDRLVQQFADAGLDKTAVDYVTQQEKETLLAHLKRNLGTAPSQLTLQRKTRCTLNISSTSGKSKSVQIEVRKKRTYVQKDLKVQEKAEIEAEELSLQHVADEKGQIETEKKVELAAEDKTKLDAIKQAKQRTVAKIDSLTNQQQINKITKSPQAAEKARRKAKTAELRLKAEEETYRKVEEKARQVAEEARHMAENCGINWDNTPDLAEEDTTDYHITTSLHAREAEDENDRKVEVDRSNRTRGGKAIKQKKNSRLSESKADREEARAVGRGGKSKRKPSTLTQGFNKPTQAINRDVIIGETITVAELANKMAVKGAQVIKAMMKLGAMVTINQVIDQETAQLVAEEMHHKVILRRENELEELVMSDRDTGGITAASEPRAPVVTIMGHVDHGKTSLLDYIRSTKVAAGEAGRITQHIGAYHVETDNGMITFLDTPGHAAFTAMRARGVQATDIVVLVVAADDGVMPQTIEAIQHAKAAKVPVVVAVNKIDKPEADIDRVKNELTQYGIIPEEWGGESQFVHVSAKSGSGIDNLLDAILLQAEMLELKAISNSMASGVVIESFLDKGRGPVATLLIREGTLNLGDIVLCGLEYGHVRAMRNEVGCDVASAGPSIPVEILGLSGLPAAGDEATVVRDEKKAREVALYRQGKFREVKLARQHKLKLENMFANMTAGEVSELNIVLKSDVQGSAEAIKNALDTLSTNEVKVKIVGSGVGGITETDATLAAASNAILMGFNVRADASARRVIEAENLDLRYYSIIYDLIDEVKQAMSGMLVPEYKQKIIGLAEVRNLFRSPKLGTIAGCMVTEGVIKRHNKIRLLHENVVVYEGELESLRRFKDDVNEVRNSMECGICMNNYNDVHIGDIIEVFESVEIQRTIA; encoded by the coding sequence ATGACAGATGTAACTGTAAAATCGCTCGCCACAGAAATACAGACTCCGGTCGATCGCCTAGTACAGCAATTTGCTGATGCTGGTCTTGATAAGACAGCAGTGGATTATGTAACTCAGCAGGAAAAAGAAACCTTACTAGCACACCTAAAACGTAATCTGGGCACAGCACCAAGTCAACTAACTTTACAGAGAAAAACACGCTGTACCTTAAATATTTCCAGCACCAGCGGTAAAAGTAAATCGGTACAAATCGAAGTGCGTAAAAAACGGACTTACGTACAAAAAGATCTAAAGGTGCAAGAAAAAGCCGAAATAGAAGCGGAAGAGCTATCTTTACAACACGTAGCAGACGAAAAAGGGCAGATTGAGACCGAAAAAAAAGTAGAACTGGCTGCTGAAGACAAGACTAAGCTTGATGCTATTAAACAAGCGAAACAACGTACAGTAGCAAAAATAGATTCTTTGACTAACCAGCAGCAGATCAATAAGATAACTAAGTCACCACAAGCGGCTGAAAAAGCTCGCCGTAAAGCCAAAACGGCCGAGCTAAGACTTAAGGCGGAAGAGGAAACGTATCGTAAGGTAGAAGAAAAAGCCCGCCAAGTTGCGGAAGAAGCGAGACATATGGCCGAAAATTGTGGTATTAACTGGGATAATACGCCTGATCTAGCAGAAGAAGATACCACCGATTATCATATCACGACCTCCCTTCATGCCCGTGAAGCTGAAGACGAAAACGATCGTAAGGTAGAAGTCGATCGTAGCAACCGGACCCGTGGCGGTAAAGCCATAAAACAGAAAAAAAACAGCCGCCTATCAGAATCTAAGGCCGATCGCGAAGAAGCACGCGCCGTAGGCCGCGGCGGTAAGAGCAAGCGTAAACCTAGCACCTTAACGCAGGGCTTTAACAAGCCGACGCAGGCAATTAACCGTGATGTAATTATTGGTGAAACCATTACCGTAGCTGAGCTGGCTAATAAGATGGCGGTAAAAGGTGCGCAGGTCATCAAAGCAATGATGAAGCTCGGTGCTATGGTAACAATTAATCAGGTAATCGATCAGGAAACAGCGCAACTGGTGGCGGAAGAGATGCACCACAAAGTAATTTTGCGCCGTGAAAACGAGTTAGAAGAGTTGGTAATGTCTGACCGCGATACCGGCGGTATAACCGCCGCCTCTGAGCCGCGAGCTCCGGTAGTAACCATCATGGGGCATGTCGACCATGGTAAAACTTCGCTGTTGGACTATATTCGTTCCACCAAAGTGGCGGCCGGCGAAGCGGGCCGCATTACCCAGCATATCGGTGCCTATCATGTAGAAACCGACAACGGCATGATAACATTTCTCGATACCCCTGGGCATGCGGCTTTTACTGCTATGCGCGCCCGCGGTGTGCAAGCTACTGATATCGTGGTGCTGGTTGTAGCCGCAGATGACGGAGTGATGCCACAAACGATTGAAGCTATTCAGCACGCCAAAGCGGCGAAAGTGCCGGTAGTGGTAGCGGTCAACAAAATTGATAAGCCGGAAGCCGATATAGATCGGGTTAAAAATGAGCTAACCCAGTACGGCATCATTCCAGAAGAATGGGGTGGTGAAAGCCAGTTCGTACATGTCTCAGCCAAATCTGGCTCCGGCATTGATAATCTACTAGACGCTATTTTACTACAGGCAGAAATGCTTGAGCTGAAAGCTATCAGCAACAGTATGGCCAGTGGCGTAGTCATAGAATCTTTTCTGGACAAAGGACGCGGTCCGGTCGCTACCTTGTTGATACGCGAAGGCACTCTCAACCTAGGCGATATTGTTTTGTGCGGGTTGGAATATGGCCATGTGCGCGCCATGCGCAACGAAGTTGGTTGTGATGTGGCCTCAGCCGGCCCGTCGATTCCGGTAGAGATTCTGGGCTTATCTGGGTTACCTGCCGCTGGCGACGAAGCAACAGTAGTACGTGACGAGAAGAAAGCCCGTGAAGTGGCGCTTTATCGCCAGGGAAAGTTCCGCGAAGTTAAACTGGCACGCCAGCATAAATTAAAACTGGAAAATATGTTCGCCAATATGACTGCAGGAGAAGTATCTGAATTGAACATCGTGCTAAAATCTGATGTGCAGGGTTCCGCCGAGGCTATTAAAAATGCGTTGGATACTCTGTCTACTAATGAAGTCAAAGTAAAGATAGTAGGCTCAGGCGTGGGCGGTATCACAGAAACCGATGCGACCCTAGCAGCAGCTTCCAACGCTATCTTGATGGGTTTTAACGTTCGCGCTGACGCTTCCGCTCGCCGTGTCATCGAAGCAGAAAATCTAGATCTACGTTACTACTCGATAATCTATGATTTGATAGATGAAGTTAAACAGGCGATGAGCGGCATGCTTGTCCCGGAGTACAAGCAGAAAATCATCGGTCTGGCGGAAGTACGCAATCTGTTCCGTTCGCCTAAGTTAGGCACTATCGCTGGATGTATGGTAACTGAAGGTGTTATTAAACGCCATAATAAGATCCGCTTACTGCATGAAAACGTAGTGGTTTATGAAGGTGAACTGGAGTCGCTTCGCCGCTTTAAAGATGATGTAAATGAAGTGCGTAACAGTATGGAATGCGGTATCTGCATGAATAATTACAATGACGTACATATAGGCGATATTATTGAAGTCTTTGAATCTGTCGAGATCCAACGCACTATTGCCTGA
- the nusA gene encoding transcription termination factor NusA, with amino-acid sequence MNKEVLAVVEAVSNEKEVPRKKIFEALETALATATKKKYAQEIEVRVSIDRKSGDFETFRRWLIVETVTQPTREITLEAAQFDDPSAELGNYIEDKIDSVVFDRITTQTAKQVIIQKVREAEREIIVDQFRSHEGEILTGVVKKVNRDSISLDLGNNAETVIGREDMLPRENFRPGDRIRGVLYAVRPEVRGAQLFISRSRPEMLVELFRIEVPEIGEEIIEIKAVARDPGSRAKIAVKTNDKRIDPVGACVGMRGARVQAVSSELGGERIDIVLWDDNPAQFVINAMVPADVASIVVDEDKHTMDIAVEAGNLAQAIGRNGQNVRLASQLSGWELNVMTLEDLQAKNQVEAYAVIDIFTKNLDIDKDLATVLMEEGFSSLEELAYVPINELLEIDGLDEKTVEALRERAKNAITTLALAQEESRHGGTPAEELLGLPELEREMAFKLAKHGVCTLEALAEQGIDELSDIEGLSSKKAGELIMAARNICWFSDNV; translated from the coding sequence ATGAATAAAGAAGTTCTGGCTGTTGTTGAGGCAGTTTCCAACGAAAAAGAAGTACCGCGAAAAAAAATTTTTGAAGCGTTAGAGACAGCACTAGCTACGGCAACCAAGAAAAAATATGCACAGGAAATCGAAGTACGCGTTAGCATCGATCGCAAATCAGGAGATTTCGAGACCTTTCGACGTTGGCTTATCGTGGAAACTGTTACGCAGCCTACCCGTGAAATCACTCTAGAAGCGGCGCAGTTTGACGATCCATCGGCCGAACTTGGCAACTATATCGAAGATAAAATCGACTCAGTGGTTTTCGACCGTATCACCACTCAGACCGCCAAACAGGTCATCATACAAAAAGTCCGTGAAGCCGAGCGAGAGATTATAGTCGATCAATTCCGTAGTCACGAAGGCGAAATCTTGACTGGTGTTGTAAAAAAAGTTAACCGAGATAGCATCAGCCTTGATCTGGGCAATAATGCCGAAACGGTGATTGGCCGTGAGGACATGCTCCCGCGTGAAAATTTTCGTCCTGGCGACCGAATCCGTGGCGTTTTATATGCTGTGCGTCCAGAAGTACGCGGTGCGCAACTATTTATCAGCCGTTCTCGTCCTGAAATGCTGGTTGAGCTGTTCCGTATTGAAGTGCCGGAAATCGGCGAAGAAATCATTGAAATCAAGGCAGTTGCTCGTGATCCTGGTTCACGGGCAAAAATTGCTGTAAAAACCAACGATAAACGTATCGATCCAGTCGGTGCCTGCGTCGGTATGCGCGGTGCCCGAGTGCAGGCTGTGTCTAGCGAATTAGGCGGGGAACGTATTGATATCGTGCTGTGGGACGATAATCCAGCCCAGTTTGTAATCAACGCCATGGTGCCTGCTGATGTTGCTTCCATCGTAGTGGACGAAGATAAGCACACCATGGATATCGCGGTTGAAGCTGGTAATCTTGCTCAGGCTATCGGCCGCAATGGACAAAACGTCCGGTTGGCTTCCCAGCTTAGCGGCTGGGAGCTAAATGTTATGACATTAGAGGATCTACAGGCAAAAAATCAAGTCGAAGCCTATGCGGTTATCGATATCTTTACTAAAAACCTAGATATCGATAAAGATTTGGCCACGGTCTTGATGGAAGAAGGTTTCTCCTCTCTTGAGGAGCTAGCTTACGTGCCTATCAATGAGCTGCTGGAAATTGACGGGCTGGATGAGAAGACTGTAGAAGCACTACGTGAACGGGCAAAGAATGCGATTACCACCCTTGCTCTGGCACAGGAAGAGAGTCGCCACGGGGGCACGCCAGCTGAAGAATTGCTAGGTCTGCCTGAGCTTGAACGCGAAATGGCATTTAAGCTGGCGAAGCATGGTGTTTGTACGCTAGAAGCGCTGGCCGAACAGGGTATCGATGAACTGTCAGATATTGAAGGGCTCAGTAGTAAAAAGGCTGGGGAGCTGATTATGGCCGCACGCAATATTTGTTGGTTTAGCGACAACGTGTAA
- the secG gene encoding preprotein translocase subunit SecG — MYQALLVMFLLVAVSLVVLIMLQQNKSADTGTSLGVSPSGTLLGSSGSGNFMTRMTSVLATLFFILSLVLGNLSSNHGQKISQWDNLNQSPYMNKAPDVMLAKPSKTK, encoded by the coding sequence ATGTACCAAGCTCTGTTAGTTATGTTCTTGTTAGTAGCGGTCAGTTTAGTTGTACTGATCATGTTGCAACAAAATAAAAGTGCTGATACGGGAACATCGTTAGGTGTTAGCCCTTCTGGCACCTTATTAGGTTCTAGCGGTTCTGGTAACTTTATGACTCGTATGACGTCCGTGCTGGCAACGCTGTTTTTCATACTCAGCCTAGTGTTGGGTAACTTGAGCAGTAATCATGGTCAAAAGATTAGCCAGTGGGATAATCTCAACCAAAGTCCTTATATGAATAAGGCACCAGACGTAATGCTAGCAAAACCTAGCAAAACTAAGTAA
- the ftsH gene encoding ATP-dependent zinc metalloprotease FtsH, translating into MAKNLVLWLVIAVVLMSVFQSFGPSESNRRKIDYSTFMSELNQNQVREARINGREINVTRKDSNRYITYIPVNDPKLLDILLTKNVKVVGEPPEEPSLLVSIFISWFPMLLLIGVWIFFMRQMQSGGGKGAMSFGKSKARMLTENQIKTTFADVAGCDEAKEEVSELVDYLREPSRFQKLGGKIPKGVLMIGPPGTGKTLLAKAIAGEAKVPFFTISGSDFVEMFVGVGASRVRDMFEQAKKAAPCIIFIDEIDAVGRQRGAGLGGGNDEREQTLNQMLVEMDGFEGNEGIIVIAATNRPDVLDHALLRPGRFDRQVIVDLPDVRGREQILKVHIRRVPLAPDMNVLVIARGTPGFSGADLSNLVNEAALFAARDNKHVVSMIEFEKAKDKIMMGAERRSMVMTEAQKESTAYHEAGHAIIGRLVPEHDPVHKATIIPRGRALGITFFLPEEDAISASRQKLESQISTLYGGRLAEEIIYGPAKVSTGSSNDIKVATSIARNMVTQWGFSEKLGPLLYSEEEGEVFLGRSLAKAKHMSDETARIIDQEVKSLIERNYIRARTLLMENLDILHAMKDALIKYETIDAPQIEDLMGRQAVRPPADWDDTVSGNNGDEGTPRALTPVDEPRTPNTKNNTNKTMLKPYSNR; encoded by the coding sequence ATGGCAAAGAACCTGGTTCTTTGGTTAGTTATCGCAGTCGTTCTAATGTCGGTATTCCAAAGCTTCGGGCCCAGCGAGTCCAATAGGCGTAAAATAGATTATTCTACTTTTATGTCTGAATTGAATCAGAATCAGGTAAGAGAAGCGCGTATTAACGGGCGTGAGATAAACGTTACAAGAAAGGATAGTAACCGCTATATCACCTATATTCCAGTCAACGATCCCAAGCTACTCGATATTCTTTTAACTAAAAACGTTAAAGTAGTAGGAGAGCCGCCGGAGGAACCCAGCTTACTAGTTTCCATCTTTATATCCTGGTTCCCGATGCTGTTACTGATAGGGGTCTGGATTTTTTTTATGCGCCAAATGCAGAGTGGTGGTGGGAAAGGTGCCATGTCTTTTGGTAAGAGCAAGGCACGTATGCTGACAGAAAATCAGATCAAAACCACCTTTGCCGATGTTGCTGGATGTGATGAAGCGAAAGAGGAGGTCAGTGAACTAGTGGACTACCTGCGCGAACCGAGTCGTTTCCAGAAATTGGGTGGTAAGATCCCAAAAGGTGTACTAATGATCGGCCCACCTGGAACCGGTAAGACACTATTGGCTAAAGCTATTGCTGGCGAGGCTAAGGTACCATTCTTCACTATTTCCGGCTCCGATTTTGTTGAAATGTTCGTTGGTGTGGGCGCCTCGCGCGTGCGCGATATGTTTGAGCAGGCAAAAAAAGCCGCGCCCTGCATCATTTTCATTGATGAAATCGATGCTGTAGGCCGCCAACGTGGCGCAGGCCTTGGCGGTGGTAATGACGAGCGTGAACAAACCCTGAACCAAATGCTGGTAGAAATGGACGGGTTCGAAGGCAACGAAGGCATTATTGTCATTGCAGCAACTAACCGTCCCGATGTGCTGGACCATGCACTACTACGTCCAGGCCGTTTTGACCGACAGGTTATAGTTGACTTGCCAGATGTGCGTGGTCGCGAACAAATTTTGAAAGTGCACATACGCCGCGTACCTTTAGCCCCAGATATGAATGTATTAGTAATCGCCCGAGGTACACCGGGATTTTCTGGTGCCGATTTATCTAATCTGGTAAACGAAGCAGCGCTGTTTGCCGCACGTGATAATAAGCACGTAGTATCGATGATTGAATTTGAAAAAGCCAAGGACAAAATTATGATGGGTGCAGAACGCCGCTCCATGGTGATGACAGAAGCGCAAAAGGAGTCGACCGCTTACCACGAGGCTGGCCATGCCATAATTGGCCGTCTAGTGCCGGAACACGATCCAGTGCACAAAGCAACAATTATTCCGCGAGGTCGCGCTCTTGGCATAACTTTTTTTCTACCAGAAGAAGATGCAATTAGCGCTAGTAGACAGAAGTTGGAAAGCCAAATCTCGACTCTTTACGGCGGTCGCCTGGCTGAAGAAATCATCTACGGTCCAGCTAAAGTGTCGACCGGGTCATCCAACGATATTAAAGTAGCTACCTCAATTGCCCGTAATATGGTAACCCAATGGGGCTTCTCGGAAAAACTTGGGCCCCTTTTATATTCTGAGGAAGAGGGCGAAGTGTTCCTCGGCCGTTCTTTGGCCAAAGCGAAGCATATGTCCGATGAGACGGCGCGTATCATTGATCAGGAAGTAAAGTCGCTCATCGAACGTAATTATATCCGCGCCCGTACACTATTAATGGAAAATCTGGATATCCTACATGCCATGAAGGATGCATTGATAAAATATGAAACCATTGACGCACCACAGATAGAAGATTTGATGGGTCGTCAAGCGGTTAGGCCACCTGCTGATTGGGACGATACTGTTTCCGGCAACAATGGAGACGAAGGCACGCCGCGAGCGCTAACACCGGTAGATGAACCACGTACGCCGAATACTAAAAATAATACTAATAAAACTATGTTAAAACCATACAGTAACAGATAA
- the rlmE gene encoding 23S rRNA (uridine(2552)-2'-O)-methyltransferase RlmE: protein MTTQKRSASSSRWLQEHFNDTYVKQTQKKGLRSRAWFKLAKIQQSDKLFQLGMTVVDLGAAPGGWAQYTATQIGKTGRIIACDILPMDAMAGVDFLQGDFREPMVFQKLLELVGEQKVQVVLSDMAPNMSGTPAVDIPKSMYLVELALNMCLDVLTPSGSFLVKVFQGEGFDKYLRIIRSLFTNVKLRKPDASRARSREVYLVAKGRKV from the coding sequence ATGACGACTCAAAAGCGTTCTGCAAGCTCTAGCCGTTGGCTGCAAGAACACTTTAACGATACATATGTTAAGCAAACACAAAAAAAAGGGCTACGTTCCCGTGCATGGTTTAAACTTGCTAAAATACAGCAAAGCGATAAGCTGTTTCAACTAGGCATGACAGTGGTAGATTTGGGAGCAGCACCGGGCGGCTGGGCACAATATACCGCCACGCAGATAGGAAAAACAGGGCGTATCATAGCCTGTGATATTTTGCCGATGGACGCAATGGCTGGTGTTGACTTTTTACAAGGAGATTTTCGTGAACCCATGGTCTTTCAAAAACTCCTTGAGCTGGTTGGCGAACAGAAAGTACAAGTAGTTTTATCCGATATGGCTCCTAATATGAGTGGAACGCCTGCGGTGGATATTCCCAAATCCATGTATCTTGTAGAACTGGCACTTAATATGTGTCTTGATGTTTTGACACCGAGTGGTAGTTTTCTAGTGAAAGTCTTTCAGGGAGAAGGGTTTGACAAATACCTGCGGATAATACGTTCTCTGTTCACAAATGTCAAGCTTCGTAAGCCAGACGCTTCTCGAGCCCGTTCCCGCGAAGTGTACCTTGTGGCGAAAGGGCGCAAAGTATAA
- the greA gene encoding transcription elongation factor GreA: MNQIPMTLSGAKKLREELEYLKCIRRPEIIRSIAAAREHGDLKENAEYYAAKEQQGFCEGRIQEIEAKLSNAQVIDVTKLMPRGRVIFGATICIEKLNEKKQTYRIVGDDEADFKQNLISINSPIARGLVGKEEGDIVVIKTPGGEVEYKIINVAYL, from the coding sequence ATGAACCAAATTCCAATGACCCTCAGCGGGGCTAAAAAACTAAGAGAAGAACTTGAATATCTTAAATGCATTCGTAGACCAGAAATTATTCGGTCCATCGCTGCAGCCCGCGAACATGGCGATTTAAAAGAAAATGCAGAATACTATGCTGCCAAGGAACAACAAGGATTTTGTGAAGGCCGCATTCAAGAAATTGAAGCAAAATTGTCGAACGCACAAGTAATAGATGTGACCAAATTGATGCCTAGAGGTCGAGTAATTTTCGGTGCGACGATCTGTATCGAAAAACTAAATGAAAAGAAACAAACCTATCGTATTGTCGGCGACGATGAAGCCGATTTTAAACAAAACCTAATTTCTATCAATTCGCCTATCGCCCGTGGGCTCGTAGGCAAGGAAGAAGGAGATATAGTGGTTATCAAAACTCCGGGTGGAGAAGTAGAATACAAAATCATCAATGTGGCGTACCTATGA
- the rpmA gene encoding 50S ribosomal protein L27 has protein sequence MAHKKASGSTRNGRDSESKRLGVKRFGGESVNAGSIIIRQRGTKFHPGINVGCGKDHTLFALIKGKIKFQVKGPKNRTFVSIIMDK, from the coding sequence ATGGCACACAAAAAGGCTAGCGGCTCCACACGTAATGGTCGAGATTCCGAAAGTAAACGACTCGGTGTTAAACGTTTTGGCGGCGAATCGGTCAATGCAGGCAGTATTATTATTCGTCAGCGTGGAACTAAATTCCATCCAGGAATAAATGTAGGCTGTGGGAAAGATCATACTCTATTCGCCTTAATAAAAGGGAAAATCAAGTTTCAAGTAAAAGGACCAAAGAACCGTACATTTGTCAGCATTATTATGGACAAGTGA
- the rplU gene encoding 50S ribosomal protein L21, protein MYAVFQSGGKQHRVIEGQIIRLEKLPLSKGAEIEFDQVMMIANDNNIQIGSPFVKDCKITAQVVAHGRGDKVMIIKFRRRKHFRKYQGHRQWFTDIKITSISSSILLQ, encoded by the coding sequence ATGTATGCAGTTTTCCAAAGTGGGGGTAAACAACATCGGGTAATCGAAGGTCAAATTATTCGCCTTGAGAAATTGCCCCTCTCAAAAGGGGCAGAGATTGAATTTGATCAGGTTATGATGATCGCCAACGACAATAACATCCAGATCGGCAGTCCTTTTGTTAAAGATTGCAAAATTACAGCACAAGTCGTTGCTCATGGTCGTGGCGATAAAGTAATGATTATAAAATTCCGTCGCCGTAAGCACTTCCGTAAGTATCAGGGCCACCGTCAGTGGTTCACTGATATTAAAATTACTAGTATTAGCAGTTCCATCCTCTTACAATAA
- a CDS encoding Nramp family divalent metal transporter: MRIVRKNSLEEINGTILIPAGRGFLKKLFAFSGPGALVAVGYMDPGNWITSIQGGALYSYLLLSVILISSLIAMLLQVMCAKLGIVTGMDLAQATKTLVGKRTAIALWITTELAIIATEIAEVIGSAIALNLLFKIPLLLGVSITVLDVFLLLVLMKFGIRKIEALVFTLIATIFIIFAYEVVLANPNLLSIVHAFIPQSDIFTAHVSGGDSAFFIALGIIGATVMPHNLYLHSSIVQSRKYDRSDEQAVKDAIRYATIDSNIQLSFSFIINCLLLILGATLFFGKHPNEIGRFAQLYDVLQDHNMVGAIASSTLATLFAVALLASGQNATITGTLTGQIVMEGFINFHLPFWQRRMITRLIAIMPVVACSYFLGDKGDVVEKLLAYTQVFLSIALPISMVPLLYLTSSRKRMGKFVNCRPFIILGWLATVILVGLNIQLIIETIQMLLS; the protein is encoded by the coding sequence ATGAGAATAGTTAGAAAAAATAGCTTAGAAGAAATTAACGGTACTATCCTTATTCCAGCTGGAAGAGGATTTTTAAAAAAATTATTTGCCTTTTCAGGCCCAGGAGCTCTAGTAGCAGTAGGTTACATGGATCCAGGTAACTGGATCACCTCAATTCAGGGCGGTGCGCTATACAGCTATTTGCTGCTATCGGTTATCTTAATTTCTAGTTTAATTGCAATGCTGCTGCAGGTTATGTGCGCTAAATTAGGCATTGTTACCGGGATGGATCTAGCTCAAGCAACCAAAACCCTAGTTGGTAAACGTACCGCCATAGCACTGTGGATCACTACTGAATTAGCTATTATCGCGACGGAAATAGCTGAAGTTATTGGTAGCGCTATTGCGCTGAACTTACTATTTAAAATTCCGCTGTTACTTGGTGTAAGCATTACAGTACTAGACGTTTTTTTACTACTAGTATTGATGAAATTTGGGATCAGGAAAATAGAAGCTCTTGTATTTACTCTTATTGCTACAATTTTTATCATATTTGCCTATGAAGTAGTGCTAGCCAATCCTAATCTATTGAGTATAGTGCACGCATTTATTCCGCAGAGCGATATTTTCACTGCCCATGTATCTGGCGGCGATTCGGCTTTCTTTATAGCTCTTGGTATTATTGGAGCAACAGTAATGCCACATAATCTTTATTTACATTCCTCTATTGTTCAGTCACGTAAATATGATCGCAGCGATGAACAAGCGGTGAAAGACGCTATTCGCTATGCGACTATCGACTCGAACATACAACTCAGTTTTTCATTTATTATTAATTGCTTATTGCTAATTCTCGGAGCCACACTTTTTTTTGGCAAACACCCCAATGAAATTGGCCGTTTTGCACAGCTCTATGATGTTCTACAAGACCATAATATGGTCGGTGCCATTGCTAGTTCCACCCTTGCCACCTTATTTGCCGTTGCTTTATTGGCCTCTGGTCAGAATGCTACTATTACCGGAACCCTTACAGGACAAATCGTTATGGAAGGTTTCATTAATTTTCATCTCCCATTTTGGCAACGTCGCATGATTACCCGTCTTATAGCTATTATGCCAGTCGTAGCCTGTAGTTATTTTTTGGGGGATAAGGGAGATGTTGTTGAGAAATTGCTGGCCTATACACAGGTTTTTTTAAGTATTGCGCTTCCTATTTCGATGGTGCCGCTATTATACTTAACGTCATCTAGAAAGCGTATGGGTAAATTTGTCAATTGTAGGCCATTTATTATATTGGGCTGGCTTGCTACCGTGATATTAGTCGGCTTAAATATACAGCTTATTATTGAAACTATTCAAATGCTGTTAAGTTGA
- the lpxM gene encoding lauroyl-Kdo(2)-lipid IV(A) myristoyltransferase (LpxM is lauroyl-Kdo(2)-lipid IV(A) myristoyltransferase, an enzyme characterized in Escherichia coli and involved in biosynthesis of the form of lipid A found in that species and some closely related species.): MEYNQKRQTEFIPIFKKYFYAPRYWGVWLGIGAIAAATLVPPRLRDPILGALGRAVGRIAKEARFRTRVNLTYCLPEIDAVQRETIIDDMFACMTQSTVLMAELACCNLKKVQSRVRWHGYELLDRLRSDGCNVIFLVPHGWAVDVPAMLMAASGQKMAAMFHNQRNKLVDYMWNRVRRRFGGRMHARNDGIKPFISSVRQGYWGYYLPDQDHGAERSEFVDFFATYKATLPAIARLMKVCHATVVPLFPVYNGKTSLLHVHILPPMNDRLVQADDITIARRMNQEVEKLVRPNPEQYTWVLKLLKTRKPGDPNPYQRVGR; this comes from the coding sequence ATGGAATATAATCAAAAGAGACAGACTGAATTTATCCCTATTTTTAAAAAATACTTTTATGCGCCACGTTATTGGGGCGTTTGGCTGGGTATCGGCGCTATTGCCGCGGCTACGTTGGTTCCACCAAGACTGCGCGATCCTATTCTAGGTGCGCTTGGGCGGGCAGTAGGACGCATAGCTAAAGAAGCACGTTTTCGCACTCGCGTTAATCTAACCTATTGCTTACCAGAAATTGACGCGGTACAGCGTGAAACGATTATTGATGATATGTTTGCCTGTATGACGCAATCCACCGTTTTAATGGCTGAACTAGCCTGCTGTAATCTGAAAAAAGTGCAGTCACGCGTGCGCTGGCATGGGTATGAACTGCTCGATCGGCTGCGTAGTGATGGGTGTAATGTCATTTTCTTAGTACCGCATGGTTGGGCAGTCGACGTGCCGGCAATGCTGATGGCGGCGAGCGGTCAAAAGATGGCAGCCATGTTCCATAATCAACGTAACAAACTGGTGGACTATATGTGGAATCGCGTACGCCGCCGATTCGGCGGCCGTATGCACGCCCGTAATGACGGCATAAAACCGTTTATAAGTTCAGTGCGCCAGGGCTACTGGGGCTATTATCTACCAGATCAGGATCACGGTGCTGAACGTAGCGAATTTGTCGATTTTTTTGCAACTTATAAAGCGACATTACCTGCTATTGCCCGCTTAATGAAGGTTTGTCACGCTACTGTCGTCCCGCTATTTCCGGTATATAATGGGAAAACAAGCCTCTTACATGTTCATATTTTGCCGCCGATGAATGATCGGCTGGTTCAAGCAGATGATATCACCATCGCACGCCGTATGAATCAGGAGGTTGAAAAGTTAGTGCGGCCAAATCCGGAACAATATACTTGGGTACTTAAATTACTAAAAACCCGCAAACCGGGCGATCCTAATCCCTATCAACGCGTTGGGCGTTGA